TCAACGTGGACGCAGTGCAGGCCGCGTTGGGCTTCGACGAATTGTTCGTGCTGAACGATTTCGAGGCGCTGGGCTACGCGCTGGCCGACGCCGAACGCTTGCACGCGCGATTGCTGTGCGGCCCGGATGTCGCCGCGCCGGGCCCGAAGCTGGTGGTGGGGCCGGGCACCGGGCTGGGCGCGGCCGTCTGTCTTCCGAACGCGGCCGGCTTCGTGATGGCGACCGAAGCGGGCCAGATGGATTTCGCGGCGCAAACGCTGCGCGAGCGCGAGGTGCTCGCGTGCCTTGCGCCGGACGGCGGCTACGTTCCCTGCGAACGCGTCCTTTCCGGGCCCGGACTCTTGACGTTGTATCGAACCCTGTGCGTCCTGAATGGCGCATCGCCGTGGCTGGGCACGCCCGAAGCGGTCACCGGCGCGGCGCGGCAACGCACCGACGCGAGTGCGGCGGAAGCGGTGGATTTGTTTTGCGCGGCATTGGGAAGTTTCGTCGGCAACCTTGCGATGGACTTCATGGCGCGCGGCGGCGTGTACCTCGCGGGCGGCTTTCTTTCCGCGATGTTCGACCTGCTGCAGCGAAGCCAATTCGCGACGCGCTTCCTGCACGGACGCAGTATCCGGATTTTCCTCGAGCGCGTGCCGGTGCGCGTGATGGAACACGGGCGGCAGGGCGTGCTGGGCGCGGCCCGGTATTACCTCGGCCGATTCGCGCTCGACCGGATGCCGCGGGAGCGCCTGGCGGAATGAGCGACTGAAACACACCTGACGGTAGCGCCGGCGCACGCGAACCGTGCAGGCGGCGGACCGATCGACAACCAAGTGAGGGAAAGGCCATGCCCATCGTGCACCGCAGAAGTCCGCTTTCCGTTGCCATCTCGGCCGCGTTGTTCGCGGTGGTCGCGACGTCGGCCGCGGCGGCACCGCAGGCCGCAAGCCAGACCCAGGATCAGGCGGCGACGCAAGCGACGGCCCCGGATCAGCCGCAGGCCAAAAAGCCCAAGCCGGGCAAGCCATCGGAAAGCGAAAACGCGCAGACCTTGTCGGTGGTCAACGTGGTCGGCGTGCGCGCATCGCAGATGCGCGCGATCCAGTTGAAGCGCGACGCGCCCGACATCCAGGACAGCATCACCGCGGAGAGCATCGGCCAGTTGCCCGACGTCACCATCACCGACGCGCTGCAACGCGTCACCGGCGTGCAGATCAACCGCGACTCGGGCGTCGGCACCTCGGTGGACGTGCGCGGCCTGCCGGAGGTCGGCACCATGTTGAACGGCGAGGTGTTCATCACGCCGGACCAGATCGATTCGCAGCAACCCGACTTCACGATGCTGCCCGCGACGCTGTTCCGCGGCGTGGACGTCATCAAGTCGCCCACCGCCAGCCTCACCGACGGCGGCATCAGCGGTTCGCTCGATCTGCACACGTACCGGCCGTGGGATCTGCCGAACGGCTTCACCTACAGCTATTCCGCCGACGGCGAGCGCGGGCAGACCACCGACAAGTGGGGACCGGAAGCGAGCGGCCTCATTTCATACAACGCCGGCGGACGCTGGGGCCTGCTGCTGTCCGGCGACTACTCCGACACCACGCGCGAAAATTCCACCGAAAGCCTGGACCAGTACGGCGTGGTGCTGAATGGCGAGAACGCGATCAGCGCGGGCAGCTACAACGGATTCCTGACGGCGTGGAACGGCGGGCCGATCCCTTCGCAGATCGTGCAGAACCCGGATGGCAGCGTCGACGTGAACGGCGACGGCAAATCCAACGGCGTGTTCATGGGCAGCCAGGACATCGGCGTGTACGACACCACCACGCAGCGGCGGCGCAAGTCGGCGAACGCGTCGTTCCAGGCCGACCTCGGCGGCGGCTTCACGCTGACCAGCGATCTTTTTTACGCACGGCAGGACGAGTACGACCGCAACGTCGGCATCCAGTTCAACTCCACCAACTGGCAGGGCGCGACCTACATACCGTTGCAATCACGCAACACCGGCGCGCCGATCTACGGTCAATACGCGACGCCCGACGATCCGCCGTGGCCGAACAGTCAGCTCTACACCACGCAGGTGTACGAAAAGTGGCCCGGCGACGTGGAATCGTTTTCGCAGATCATCCAGAAAGGTTCCGTGGCGCGGAACTTCAACGTGCAGGTGGATTTCGACAACGGCGGTCCGTTCACGGGCAGCTTGCGCGGCATCCGCGACACCGCGCACCAGTTGCGCTTCGAAACCGACCTCAATACCTCCGACTCGGACGGAACGCAGTGGCCCAACCTCACGGTGGATGGCAACCCGGTGACATCCGTTCCGCCGGGCACATTCATCTATCCGGGCGGCGACCGCGTGTTCAATCCGAATGGCGTGCCGCCCAACACCATTCCGATCATCGCCGATTTCCGTAATCGCAACCTGGGCGTCAGCATGCCATCGGGACTCGCTTCCAACTTCGCCAATCCCAATGACTGGTCGTTCAAGACGCTCGAAGAGGACGGAGCGAATTACGACCGCTCCGTCGGCCTGAGCGCGCTGCGCTTCGACGGGCATTACGACTTCGACAACGGCATCAAGCTGGACTTCGGCGTGCGCAACAGCATCCGCAGCGCCAGCAACATCGGCTTCGGCTTCGAAACGCCGGTCTATGCGGGCGAGGGCGCCAGCGATCCGAACGGTTGTCCGGTGCGCTATCTCGGCGCCGACGTGGTCCTGCAAAGCAGCTCCTGCACGGCGGGCAATTCGGAAGGCGCGTTCCGCGCCGGCCCGCTGTCCGCGCAACCGCCGTCGCAACTGCCCGCGCCGCTTTCGAACAACTGGAAGGAATACACCAACCTTTTGGGCACGGGCATCACGTTCTGGGCGTTCGACCCTTACGGCATGGACAACCCGTTGTCGTTCGTCCGGTCGATTTATCCCGCGCTGCAACTGCAGGAAGACCCCGGCAATACCTGGTCGGTGTGGATGAAGCAAACCTCGGGTTATCTGCAACTCGATTTCGGCGGCCATCTCGGCAACATGCCGTACAGCGGCAACGTGGGCGTGCGCGTGATCCGCACCAACCTCGGCATCACCCAGCACCTGACGGGCCTGCCCGGCCCAAACCTGACGCTGCCCGCAGACGCCGGCACGCAAGTCACCAGGCGCCAATACCAGGACGTGCTGCCGGCGGCGAATTTCGCGCTGGACATCACCGACAACCTCAAACTGCGCCTGGCCTATTCGAAGAACATGATGCCGCTGGACCTCAGCACCTGGGGCGGAGGATTGACACTCGGTTATTCGCTGGTGCAAACGCCGACCGGACAGTTGTTCCGCGTTTCGCAAGGCAGTTCGACGGGCAACCCCAACCTCAACCCGTGGCGTTCCACCAATTACGGCGCGTCGCTCGAGTACTACATCAATCCGACCAGCATGGTCAGCCTCGCGTGGTTCCGCATCAACGTGCAGAGCTTCATCCTGCAAGGCAGCGTCACCAACTGCGATCTTCCGGACGCCGATGGCGTGGTGCGCGGGCATTGCGTGGCGATCAGCGAGCCGTTGCAGGGCACCGGCAACAGCATCCATGGCGCCGAGTTCGATTACCGGCAGGGCTTCACCTTCCTGCCGGGCCTGCTGCGCAACACCGGCGTGGAATTCAACGCCACGTACGCGCCCAGCAATTCGGGACAAACCGATCTCGCGGGCAACAAGATCCCGTTCCAGGACAATTCGACCAAATCCGGGAACCTGATCCTGTGGTACCAGGACAGCCATTTCCAGGCGCGCGTCGCGTACAACTATCGCTCGAAGCGCGCGGTGTCGCAGGACGTCGGCGGCATCACCGGCCTCGAGGCCTACGAAGCGCCGCAGA
The genomic region above belongs to Rhodanobacteraceae bacterium and contains:
- a CDS encoding putative N-acetylglucosamine kinase, glucokinase-like, encoding MDAMVNHRGRNGHGFVQPFLAADVGGTHARLALVRASPADPRDLELTACRKLACGDYASLVDLLRAFLKAEAARPIAHCVLACAGQVIGDEVIHDNLAWPINVDAVQAALGFDELFVLNDFEALGYALADAERLHARLLCGPDVAAPGPKLVVGPGTGLGAAVCLPNAAGFVMATEAGQMDFAAQTLREREVLACLAPDGGYVPCERVLSGPGLLTLYRTLCVLNGASPWLGTPEAVTGAARQRTDASAAEAVDLFCAALGSFVGNLAMDFMARGGVYLAGGFLSAMFDLLQRSQFATRFLHGRSIRIFLERVPVRVMEHGRQGVLGAARYYLGRFALDRMPRERLAE
- a CDS encoding TonB-dependent receptor translates to MPIVHRRSPLSVAISAALFAVVATSAAAAPQAASQTQDQAATQATAPDQPQAKKPKPGKPSESENAQTLSVVNVVGVRASQMRAIQLKRDAPDIQDSITAESIGQLPDVTITDALQRVTGVQINRDSGVGTSVDVRGLPEVGTMLNGEVFITPDQIDSQQPDFTMLPATLFRGVDVIKSPTASLTDGGISGSLDLHTYRPWDLPNGFTYSYSADGERGQTTDKWGPEASGLISYNAGGRWGLLLSGDYSDTTRENSTESLDQYGVVLNGENAISAGSYNGFLTAWNGGPIPSQIVQNPDGSVDVNGDGKSNGVFMGSQDIGVYDTTTQRRRKSANASFQADLGGGFTLTSDLFYARQDEYDRNVGIQFNSTNWQGATYIPLQSRNTGAPIYGQYATPDDPPWPNSQLYTTQVYEKWPGDVESFSQIIQKGSVARNFNVQVDFDNGGPFTGSLRGIRDTAHQLRFETDLNTSDSDGTQWPNLTVDGNPVTSVPPGTFIYPGGDRVFNPNGVPPNTIPIIADFRNRNLGVSMPSGLASNFANPNDWSFKTLEEDGANYDRSVGLSALRFDGHYDFDNGIKLDFGVRNSIRSASNIGFGFETPVYAGEGASDPNGCPVRYLGADVVLQSSSCTAGNSEGAFRAGPLSAQPPSQLPAPLSNNWKEYTNLLGTGITFWAFDPYGMDNPLSFVRSIYPALQLQEDPGNTWSVWMKQTSGYLQLDFGGHLGNMPYSGNVGVRVIRTNLGITQHLTGLPGPNLTLPADAGTQVTRRQYQDVLPAANFALDITDNLKLRLAYSKNMMPLDLSTWGGGLTLGYSLVQTPTGQLFRVSQGSSTGNPNLNPWRSTNYGASLEYYINPTSMVSLAWFRINVQSFILQGSVTNCDLPDADGVVRGHCVAISEPLQGTGNSIHGAEFDYRQGFTFLPGLLRNTGVEFNATYAPSNSGQTDLAGNKIPFQDNSTKSGNLILWYQDSHFQARVAYNYRSKRAVSQDVGGITGLEAYEAPQKYVDASVSYKFSKYAEVFLQGTNLSNEYQRFYLTWPDQPGHSTFSERMFMAGIRGQW